Proteins from one Cyprinus carpio isolate SPL01 chromosome B15, ASM1834038v1, whole genome shotgun sequence genomic window:
- the ppp1r14ab gene encoding protein phosphatase 1, regulatory (inhibitor) subunit 14Ab produces the protein MQVSSIQRVSLEMAANRVGRRYNNKVHSPNRGTSREAGLSVQKRQARVTVKYNRKELQRRLDVEKWIDCGLDELYLGREEDMPEEVNIDELLDLQSDEERTQKLKDILHTCSSNTEVFITELVNKLHGLQKQEDLHNNGIEHPQLHIFPDRQGSPDSERH, from the exons ATGCAAGTGTCCAGCATCCAGAGGGTCAGTCTGGAGATGGCTGCGAATCGGGTGGGGAGGCGTTATAACAATAAGGTCCACTCACCGAACCGTGGTACCAGCCGGGAAGCTGGACTGAGCGTGCAGAAGAGACAAGCACGAGTCACTGTAAAATATAACAGAAAGGAACTCCAGAGGCGTCTGGATGTGGAAAAGTGGATAGATTGTGGACTTGACGAGCTGTATTTGGGAAGG GAAGAGGATATGCCTGAGGAAGTGAACATTGATGAGCTACTAGACCTACAGAGTGATGAAGAAAGGACGCAGAAGCTTAAG GACATCCTTCATACCTGCAGTAGCAACACAGAA GTCTTCATCACAGAACTTGTGAATAAACTTCATGGTTTGCAGAAACAAGAAGATCTTCACAACAATGGGATTGAACATCCCCAGCTTCACATCTTTCCTGATCGCCAAGGCTCTCCCGACTCTGAGAGACACTGA